DNA from Nitriliruptor alkaliphilus DSM 45188:
CGACGACCACGACGGCGGTCTCGGGTGACAGCATGGGGGCGAGCGCCCGGCCGAAGTCCGCGGCGATCGGCAGGCCGATCGCGAAGAAGACGCCGGCACCGAACCAGTCGTCGAGCGGCACGCGGTCGAAGTAGGCGTCGAAGTGCGGCTTCTGACGGTCCATGACGGCCGTCGCGAGGTCGGTCCGGGCGGCGAGGTGGTCGCGGAGCGCCTCGTAGGCGCGGTGTTCGCGGACCGCGAGCTCTGCGAGCTGGTCGGCGGCGACGCAGTCGGGGGCGTGGCGGATGGCGCGCGCGGCGGACTCGAACGAGCGCAGCTGGCCGTAGCTGAGCGCGCCGAGCACCTCGACGGTTGCGAGCTCGAGCTCACCCTCCACGCAGCCTCCTCGTGCCGGCGAGGGGCAGCGTAGTGCCCGACGGACGACGAGCCGGACGGCTCACTCCATCCAGCTGGCCCAGTAGTCCGCGAGCTCGACGCCCGCGCCGGCCGGCGTGGCTTCGAGGGGGTGGCGGGTGTCGATCATCACCGCGATCTCGTCGGTGAAGTCCTTGCTACCGGCGTTGGCGACGGCTTTCGGGTGCGGCCCGTGGTGGATGCCCTGCGGGTGCCAGGTGAGCATCCCGGGCTCGATGCCGGCGCGGCTGAAGAAGTCGCCGTGGTGGTAGAAGATGACCTCGTCGTAGTCGATGTTGCGGTGGTAGAACGGCACCTTCAGCGCGTCGGGGGCCGTCTCGAGCGGGCGCGGCACGAAGGTGCAGATGACGGCGTTGCCGGCCACGAAGGTGGTGTGGGCGCTCGGCGGCAGGTGGTAGCTGAACGAGCTCACGGGCTTGAGGTCGAGGGCGTTGAGGGCGAAGGCGGTCAGGTCGCCCTTCCAGCCGACCACGTCGAGCGGGTGGAAGGGGTAGCGGACCGAGGTCAGCTGGCCGCGTTGGCGGATCACGAGCTCGAAGTCGCCCGCTTCGTCGTGCGGGTCGACGTCGGGCACGCGGACCACGGACTCGTCCCAGAGGGCGTGGCGGCCGAGGAGGCCCTTGTCGGGCGGCTCGATGCCGGCGGTGGTGGCGATGGTCAGCAGGAAGGTGTCCGCCGAGGGGGCGAGGCGGAAGGTGGTCCCGCGGGGCAGCACCAGGTAGTCACCGGGCCCGTAGGTGAGCGGGCCGAAGTCGGTCTCGAGCAGCCCCTCGCCGCGGTGCACGAACAGGGTGAGGTCGCCGTCGGCGTCGCGCAGGAAGAACGGCATGGGGCTGGTCCGCGCCCACACGCCGAGCCGGACGTCGTCGTTGACCAGGACGTCGACGGGCAGCGCGCGCTCGTCACCGGCGTCCTCGAGGCTGCGCAGGTCCATGGCGTGAGGCCGCAACGGGCCGTCGATCGAGGTCCAGCCGGTCGGGGCGTTGAGCCGGTACAGGTGCGAGGCCCGTCCGTAGAAGCCACCGCGCCCGTGTTCCTCCTCGACGGTCCCCGGCGGCAACCCGACGTGTGCCTGGGTGGTCGCTCGGCCTCGCACGTACTGCACCACGGTGCTCTCCCTCGCTCCTGGAGGTCACTCTGGCAGCGGACCGCGCGCCGCGCGCGGCCTCCGGCGCACAGCGCACGCCATCGGTTGAGAGGCCGCCGCGGCGTCGCGCTACGTGGCGCGCCGTGGGCGCCAGCCGAGCCGCTCGGAGATCTCGCGGGCGGAGCGCAGCACGCGGAGCGCGATGGTCTCGGGCTCGGGCAGCCGGGCGGTGGGAGCGACGATGCCGACGGCGGCCACGGCCTTGCCGGTGTGGTCGAAGACGGGTGCCGCGACCCCCGACGCACCGGGTTCGAGCTCGTCGCGGGTGTAGGCCACACCGCGTTGCCGGACCGGCTGGAGGGCCGGGTCACGGGCCCCGTCCGGCAGGAAGGCCAGCAGGGCCTTGCCGTGGGCGGCGACACCGAGCGGGTGGCGGAAACCGATGCGGTAGTTGACCTGGACGAACCGGTCCCCCGGCTCGATCACCTCGACCACGACGAGGTCGTCACGGTCACGGACCGCCAGACAGGCGGTCTCGTTGGTGTCCTCCGAGAGGGCCCGCAGCGGCGGTCCCGCCAGGCGCCGCACCTCGAGGCCCTGCGCGGCCCGGACGCCGAGCTCCAGCATCGACAGCCCGAGGCGGTACTTGCGTGTCTCGGCGTCCCGGGTGACGAACCCCTCGGCCGTCAGGGTGTCGAGGAGCCGGTAGAGCACCGCCCGGTCCAGACCCGTGGCCTCGGCGAGCCCCGAGACGGTCGCGCCGTCCCCGTGCTCACCGAGCGCGGTGAGCAGGGCGAGCCCACGCGACAGCGTCCGCGAACCGCTCGATCGGCGGCTGGGCTTGTCCTCGTCCACGTCCACCACGCTTGGCTCCCCTAGATGTCGACACGCGTTCGACCGGCGGGCGAAGTGTGCTGCGCGACCCGCGCACGGTCAAGCCCCCCTCGGCCCAGGCGGCCGATGACCGGTCGGCCCACGCCCCCGTCACCGGATCCGGCCGGCCTCGTTGGTGTGTGCAGCGACCGGCTGTGGAGCCGCCCTCGGGCGGTGGTGGGACCCCCTCAGCCGGCGTCCGGGAACCGGGCGGATCGACCCCGAGCGAAGCGGCTCGGTGGCCGGGAAGGCACGGGACGGGCGCCGGTCACGCTCCCTCGGCTGGTCCGGAGAGGAGCAGCCCGTGGCATCCGTCCGTGCGAGCGTCGCGCAGCTCGGCGGTGTGGCGTCCATGGGTATCGACGGCACCCTCGCCATCCGCAAGGGCTTCCCCTTCGGCGAGTTCATCCAGCAGTGCTGGTTCATCGCCAAGGTGACCGCCGTGCCGGTCGTGCTCATCTCGATCCCGTTCGGCGTCATCATCGCGCTGCACGTCGGCTCGTTCGCCCAGCAGCTCGGCGCGGAGTCGTCCATCGGTGCCGCCATGGTGCTCGCCATCGTGCGCGAGTCGGCCCCCGTCGCCACCGCGTTGCTGATCGCCGGCGCCGGCGGCTCGGCCATGACCGCCGACCTCGGCTCGCGGCGGATCCGCAACGAGCTCGACGCGATGGAGGTCATGGGCGTCGATCCGATCCACCGCCTCGTGCTCCCCCGCCTCGCGGCCGCCTCCCTCGTCGCCCTCCTGCTCAACGGGCTCGTGTCCGTCGCCGGGATCGCCGGGGGCTGGGTCATGGCCGTCCCGGTCCAGCAGGGGACATCCGGGGCCTACTTCGCCTCGTTCACCGAGCTGGCTCACCTGCCGGACCTGTGGTCGGCGATGATCAAGGCGACCCTCTTCGGCTTCCTCGCCGCCTCGATCTCCTGCTGGTACGGCTACTCGGTGGTCGGTGGCCCGAAGTCGGTGGGCGACGCGGTCAACCGGGCGGTCGTGCTGACCTTCATCATCCTGTTCTTCACCAACTTCATCGGGACGGCGTTGTACTTCAACCTCGTCCCGCCGAAGTTCTGAGGGGGATGCCGATGGCCGCTGGAGAAGCCACGCCCACCCGCCTCAGCCCGGGCACCCGCGCGATGCGGACGGTCTCACGGCCGCTCCGGCCGTTCGAGGAGCTCTCGGACCAGATGAAGTTCTGGGGCGAGGCCATCGGCGCCATGCCCTACAGCCTCAAGTGGTGGCGATCGGTCATCCTCCCGCAGATCTCCGACGTCGTCGTTGGCGCGGGCAGCCTCATCGTCGGTGGCGGCATGCTGTTCGTCATCGCCGCGCTGGCCTTCTTCACCGGGACCCAGGTCGGCCTGCAG
Protein-coding regions in this window:
- a CDS encoding ABC transporter permease; the encoded protein is MGIDGTLAIRKGFPFGEFIQQCWFIAKVTAVPVVLISIPFGVIIALHVGSFAQQLGAESSIGAAMVLAIVRESAPVATALLIAGAGGSAMTADLGSRRIRNELDAMEVMGVDPIHRLVLPRLAAASLVALLLNGLVSVAGIAGGWVMAVPVQQGTSGAYFASFTELAHLPDLWSAMIKATLFGFLAASISCWYGYSVVGGPKSVGDAVNRAVVLTFIILFFTNFIGTALYFNLVPPKF
- a CDS encoding ferritin-like fold-containing protein, whose translation is MEGELELATVEVLGALSYGQLRSFESAARAIRHAPDCVAADQLAELAVREHRAYEALRDHLAARTDLATAVMDRQKPHFDAYFDRVPLDDWFGAGVFFAIGLPIAADFGRALAPMLSPETAVVVVGALADRAPFERFAIAHLRELLVDDDAPERARHIAADVLGRALTAFQGVVADTDALKVLVEHHAAEEGVSGEAGVKQLAITVLEGHRRRLVALGLEGLDEL
- a CDS encoding IclR family transcriptional regulator, with translation MVDVDEDKPSRRSSGSRTLSRGLALLTALGEHGDGATVSGLAEATGLDRAVLYRLLDTLTAEGFVTRDAETRKYRLGLSMLELGVRAAQGLEVRRLAGPPLRALSEDTNETACLAVRDRDDLVVVEVIEPGDRFVQVNYRIGFRHPLGVAAHGKALLAFLPDGARDPALQPVRQRGVAYTRDELEPGASGVAAPVFDHTGKAVAAVGIVAPTARLPEPETIALRVLRSAREISERLGWRPRRAT
- a CDS encoding homogentisate 1,2-dioxygenase, yielding MVQYVRGRATTQAHVGLPPGTVEEEHGRGGFYGRASHLYRLNAPTGWTSIDGPLRPHAMDLRSLEDAGDERALPVDVLVNDDVRLGVWARTSPMPFFLRDADGDLTLFVHRGEGLLETDFGPLTYGPGDYLVLPRGTTFRLAPSADTFLLTIATTAGIEPPDKGLLGRHALWDESVVRVPDVDPHDEAGDFELVIRQRGQLTSVRYPFHPLDVVGWKGDLTAFALNALDLKPVSSFSYHLPPSAHTTFVAGNAVICTFVPRPLETAPDALKVPFYHRNIDYDEVIFYHHGDFFSRAGIEPGMLTWHPQGIHHGPHPKAVANAGSKDFTDEIAVMIDTRHPLEATPAGAGVELADYWASWME